Part of the Deltaproteobacteria bacterium genome, GCGCGCGCCGAGGAAGCCGCCGACGAGCGCGGCCGGCGCCCAGAATCGGATCGCGTCCGGCACCTGTCCGACGCTGGCCAGGTGGCCTGCGAGCCCCGCGATCGAGTTCACGAAGATGAACGCCGCCGACACCGCGCTCGCGCGCCGCGCATCCGCCCAGCCCGCCAGGAGAAGCAGCGGCGTCAGGAAGATCCCCCCGCCGACGCCCGTGAGCCCCGAGAGCAGGCCGATGCCTGCGCCCCACGCGAGCGAGACCCCGAGCGCCGGCCGCCCGCCCTTGTCTGATCGCGCGGCGGGAACGTCGATCAGGAACCGCGTCGCCGCGAAGAGCAGCACGACCCCGACGATCACCCGGTAGACCCCGCTCGGCGCCTGGATCGCGCCGCCGACGAAGGCCATCGGAACGGACGCGAGCGCAAAGGGCGCGAACAGCCGGAAGTCGAAGAAGCCCGCGCGCGCGAAGCTCCCCGCGGCCAGCGCCGAGGCCAGGATGTTCAGGACCAGCGCCGTCGGCTTCATCACCTCGGGTGCGACACCGAAGAGCGCCATCGCCGCGAGATAGCCGGACGCGCCGCCGTGACCGACCGACGCGTAGAGCATGGCGGCGGCGAAGATCAGCCCCGTGAGCATTGCGACCGATTCCTGGGACAAACGCGCGCGCCCTCTAGCCTGGATTTCTCACCA contains:
- a CDS encoding sulfite exporter TauE/SafE family protein, with amino-acid sequence MLTGLIFAAAMLYASVGHGGASGYLAAMALFGVAPEVMKPTALVLNILASALAAGSFARAGFFDFRLFAPFALASVPMAFVGGAIQAPSGVYRVIVGVVLLFAATRFLIDVPAARSDKGGRPALGVSLAWGAGIGLLSGLTGVGGGIFLTPLLLLAGWADARRASAVSAAFIFVNSIAGLAGHLASVGQVPDAIRFWAPAALVGGFLGARVGSRHLAPKSLRRVLALVLLVAGLKLVAS